In one Choloepus didactylus isolate mChoDid1 chromosome 1, mChoDid1.pri, whole genome shotgun sequence genomic region, the following are encoded:
- the MST1R gene encoding macrophage-stimulating protein receptor, producing the protein MALLPPPPSPLLLLLLLLLPAPPVPAANRAWQCARIPYAASRDFDVEYTVPFFSADGTVQAVATHEGDEEGSAVFVATRNRLHVLGPGLQLVQNLSTGPTGDPDCQTCAACGPGPYGPPVDTDTQVLVLEPALPALVSCGSSLQGRCFLHELEPRGATVHLAPPACLFSAQDNRPGHCPDCVASPLGTRVTVVEQGQASYFYVASSLDEAVAASFSPRSVSIRRLKADASGFASDFVALSVLPAHLASHRIEYVHSFRAGSFVYFLTVQPVSVAPAPGTLHTRLARLSATEAELGDYRELILDCRFAPKRRRRGAPDGGQPYPVLKAAHTAPVGARLAAELSITEGQDVLFGVFTTNRDGRPGVGPTSIVCAFPIALLDSLIEQGVERCCEPPVPPGLRRGLDFFQPPSFCPNPPGLVAPSPNTSCHHFPLLVSSSLSRVDLFNGLLGLVQVTALHVTRLDNVTVAHMGTADGRILQVELARSFSYLLYVSNFSLGSNRQPVQRDVSRLGDHLLFASGNQVFQVPIRGPGCHHFLTCGRCLRAQHFMGCGWCGGMCGRQKECPGSWQQDHCPPELTEFYPHSGPLRGSTRLILCGSNFYLQPAGMVPKDTHQVTVGQSPCQLLPKDTSSLSLVPRKDFIEELQCTLQPLGTQAAGPANVSLTVTSMPLGKHFRIDGTSMLRGFSFVEPVLTAVQPLFGPQAGGTCLTLEGRGLSVGTSRAVLVNGTECLLEKVSEGQLLCTTPPGAATASVPLRLQVGGAEVPGSWTFHYREDPVVLGISPNCGYSGSHVTIRGQHLTSAWHLVLSFHDGLRAVENRCEGRLPEEYRCRLPEYVVRGSQGWMTGNLSARGDGAAGFTLPGFCFLPPPHPPSANLAPLKPEEYAIKFQYIGLGAVADCVSVNVTVGGESCQHELRGEVVVCPLPPSLKLGKDGAPLKVCVDGECHNLGTVVRLGPEGLPQGMRVGILLALLLLVAALATALFFNCWRRRKQLVLSPNLDDLASLDRTTGTIPLPLLRSGSDYRNGLGPPAMEGLGSTTQAHRVTSENGDESCVPLLQTESIRLGDLDSTLLAEVKDVLLPHEQVVVHSDQIIGKGHFGVVYHGEYTDQDQNQIHCAIKSLSRITEVQEVEAFLREGLLMRGLHHPNVLALIGIVLPPEGLPLVLLPYMHHGDLLHFIRSPQRNPTVKDLISFGLQVARGMEYLAEQKFVHRDLAARNCMLDESFTVKVADFGLARDILDKEYYSIRHHRHPRLPVKWMALESLQTYRFTTKSDVWSFGVLLWELLTRGAPPYPHIDPFDLTHFLAQGRRLPQPEYCPDSLFAVMQHCWAAEPVERPTFRVLVQEVEHVVASLHGDHYVQLPVAYMNLGPGTLDGAKEPLEQPPSPQVCRTTARPRPLSEPPRPT; encoded by the exons ATGGCGCTTCTCCCGCCGCCGCCCTCCccgttgctgctgctgctgctactgctgctgccGGCACCGCCCGTACCTGCGGCGAACCGGGCCTGGCAGTGCGCACGCATTCCTTACGCCGCCAGCCGAGACTTTGACGTGGAGTACACGGTGCCCTTCTTCTCAGCCGACGGCACGGTACAGGCCGTAGCGACCCACGAGGGCGACGAGGAGGGGAGTGCTGTATTCGTGGCCACACGCAACCGCCTGCACGTGCTGGGGCCCGGCCTGCAGCTCGTCCAGAACCTGTCCACGGGCCCTACTGGGGACCCGGATTGCCAGACGTGTGCGGCCTGTGGTCCGGGTCCCTACGGTCCCCCGGTCGACACAGACACGCAAGTGCTGGTGCTGGAGCCAGCGCTGCCTGCTCTGGTCAGCTGCGGCTCGAGTCTGCAGGGCCGCTGCTTCCTACATGAGCTGGAGCCCCGCGGGGCGACTGTGCACCTGGCACCGCCAGCCTGCCTCTTCTCTGCCCAGGACAACCGTCCAGGGCACTGCCCCGACTGCGTGGCCAGCCCGCTGGGCACCCGCGTGACCGTGGTTGAACAAGGCCAGGCTTCCTACTTCTACGTGGCGTCCTCCCTGGACGAGGCCGTGGCTGCCAGCTTCAGCCCACGTTCCGTGTCTATCCGGCGCCTCAAGGCCGACGCGTCGGGATTCGCATCAGACTTTGTGGCACTGTCAGTGCTGCCCGCGCATCTCGCCTCCCACCGTATCGAATACGTGCACAGCTTCCGCGCCGGATCCTTCGTCTATTTCCTGACAGTGCAGCCGGTCAGCGTGGCGCCTGCGCCTGGTACCCTGCACACGCGCCTGGCACGGCTCAGCGCCACCGAGGCCGAGCTGGGCGACTACCGCGAGCTGATCCTTGACTGTCGTTTTGCGCCTAAACGCCGGCGCCGCGGGGCCCCCGACGGCGGGCAGCCCTACCCGGTGCTGAAGGCAGCTCACACAGCTCCCGTGGGAGCTCGACTAGCCGCTGAGCTGAGCATCACAGAGGGCCAGGACGTGCTATTTGGGGTCTTCACTACAAACAGGGACGGCCGCCCGGGTGTGGGTCCCACCTCCATCGTCTGTGCCTTCCCCATCGCCCTGCTAGACAGCCTCATCGAGCAAGGTGTGGAGCGCTGCTGCGAGCCCCCGGTCCCCCCGGGGCTGCGGCGAGGCCTTGACTTCTTCCAGCCGCCCAGCTTTTGTCCCAACCCG CCTGGCCTGGTAGCCCCCAGCCCCAACACCAGCTGCCATCACTTCCCTCTGCTGGTCAGTAGCAGCCTCTCACGTGTGGACCTATTCAACGGGCTACTGGGGCTGGTGCAGGTCACTGCGCTGCACGTGACACGCCTTGACAATGTCACAGTGGCCCACATGGGAACAGCTGATGGACGCATCCTACAG GTGGAGCTGGCCAGATCTTTCAGCTACTTGCTGTATGTGTCCAACTTCTCACTGGGCAGCAACAGGCAGCCCGTGCAGCGGGATGTCAGTCGCCTTGGGGACCACCTGCTCTTTGCTTCTGGGAACCAG GTCTTTCAGGTACCCATCCGGGGCCCTGGCTGCCACCATTTCCTCACCTGTGGGCGTTGCCTACGTGCACAGCACTTCATGGGCTGTGGCTGGTGTGGGGGCATGTGTGGCCGGCAGAAGGAGTGCCCTGGCTCCTGGCAACAAGACCACTGCCCACCTGAGCTCACTGAG TTCTACCCCCACAGCGGGCCCTTAAGGGGCAGCACAAGGCTGATTCTTTGTGGTTCCAACTTCTACTTGCAACCTGCTGGCATGGTGCCTAAGGACACCCATCAGGTCACCGTGGGCCAAAGTCCCTGCCAGCTGCTGCCCAAGGACACCTCAAGCCTCAG CCTAGTGCCCCGGAAGGACTTTATAGAGGAGCTTCAGTGTACGCTGCAGCCCTTGGGTACTCAGGCAGCCGGGCCTGCCAACGTCAGTCTCACTGTGACCAGCATGCCTCTGGGCAAGCACTTCCGGATAGACGGCACTTCCATGCTGCGAGGCTTCTCTTTCGTG GAGCCAGTGCTGACAGCCGTGCAGCCCCTGTTTGGCCCGCAGGCAGGGGGCACCTGCCTCACCCTGGAAGGCCGAGGCCTATCTGTAGGCACTAGCCGGGCTGTGCTTGTCAACGGAACCGAGTGCCTGCTGGAAAA GGTCAGCGAGGGGCAGCTTCTATGTACCACACCCCCCGGGGCTGCCACGGCCAGCGTTCCCCTTCGCCTGCAGGTGGGGGGTGCCGAGGTGCCTGGCTCTTGGACCTTCCACTACCGGGAAGACCCCGTTGTGCTGGGCATCAGCCCCAACTGCGGCTACAG CGGCTCCCATGTCACCATCCGTGGCCAGCACCTGACTTCAGCATGGCACCTAGTGCTATCATTCCATGATGGGCTAAGGGCAGTTGAAAACAGG TGTGAGGGGAGGCTCCCGGAGGAGTATAGGTGCCGCCTGCCTGAATATGTGGTCCGAGGCTCCCAGGGGTGGATGACAGGAAACCTGAGTGCTCGGGGGGATGGAGCTGCTGGCTTCACCCTGCCCGGCTTTTGCTTCCTGCCTCCACCCCATCCGCCCAGTGCCAACCTGGCCCCGCTGAAGCCCGAGGAGTATGCCATTAAGTTCCAA TATATCGGGCTGGGCGCCGTGGCTGACTGCGTGAGTGTGAACGTGACCGTGGGCGGTGAGAGCTGCCAGCATGAGCTCCGGGGGGAGGTGGTcgtctgccccctgcccccctccctgaaACTTGGCAAGGATGGCGCCCCACTAAAG GTCTGCGTGGATGGTGAGTGTCACAACTTGGGCACAGTGGTGCGGCTGGGGCCAGAGGGGCTCCCACAGGGCATGCGCGTCGGTATCCTGCTGGCCCTGCTCCTGCTTGTGGCTGCACTGGCCACTGCTCTGTTCTTCAACTGCTGGCGGCGGAGGAAGCAGCTAG TCCTTTCTCCCAACCTGGATGACCTGGCATCACTGGACCGGACCACTGGAACCATCCCCCTGCCTCTGCTCCGCTCGGGCTCTGACTACAGAAATGGTCTTG GACCCCCTGCCATGGAGGGCCTGGGCTCTACCACTCAGGCCCACAGAGTGACCTCAGAAAATGGGGATGAGTCCTGTGTCCCACTGCTCCAGACCGAGTCCATCCGGTTGGGAGACTTGGACTCCACGCTCCTGGCTGAGGTCAAGGATGTGCTGCTTCCCCATGAGCAGGTGGTCGTTCACAGTGACCAAATCATTGGCAAAG GCCACTTTGGAGTTGTCTATCATGGGGAATACACAGACCAGGACCAGAATCAAATCCACTGTGCCATCAAGTCGCTGAGCC GTATCACAGAGGTGCAGGAGGTGGAAGCCTTCCTGCGCGAGGGGCTGCTTATGCGTGGCCTGCACCACCCGAATGTGCTGGCTCTCATTGGTATCGTACTGCCCCCTGAGGGGCTGCCCCTTGTGCTGCTGCCCTATATGCACCACGGAGACCTGCTCCACTTCATCCGCTCACCCCAGCGG AACCCCACGGTGAAGGACCTCATCAGCTTCGGCTTGCAGGTAGCCCGTGGCATGGAATACCTGGCAGAACAGAAGTTTGTGCACAGGGACCTGGCTGCTCGGAACTGCAT GCTGGATGAGTCATTCACGGTCAAGGTGGCTGACTTTGGACTAGCTCGCGACATCCTGGACAAGGAGTACTACAGCATCCGACATCACCGCCACCCTCGCCTCCCTGTTAAGTGGATGGCACTGGAGAGCCTGCAGACGTACAGGTTCACCACCAAGTCCGACGTG TGGTCATTTGGTGTGCTGCTGTGGGAGCTGCTAACGCGGGGTGCCCCACCGTACCCCCACATCGACCCCTTTGACCTCACCCACTTCCTGGCCCAGGGCCGGCGCCTGCCCCAGCCTGAATATTGCCCTGACTCCCT GTTTGCAGTGATGCAGCACTGCTGGGCTGCAGAGCCAGTGGAGCGACCTACCTTCAGGGTGCTGGTCCAGGAAGTGGAGCATGTGGTGGCCTCGCTGCACGGGGACCACTATGTACAACTGCCCGTGGCCTACATGAACCTGGGCCCTGGCACTCTGGATGGGGCCAAAGAGCCCCTGGAACAGCCTCCATCCCCTCAGGTGTGCAGGACAACAGCACGGCCCCGGCCCCTTTCGGAGCCCCCACGGCCCACCTGA
- the MON1A gene encoding LOW QUALITY PROTEIN: vacuolar fusion protein MON1 homolog A (The sequence of the model RefSeq protein was modified relative to this genomic sequence to represent the inferred CDS: inserted 2 bases in 1 codon): MHPGGGXWTQRLEPGLGRERLVRAVFQGRRPGEGRREAAVPRCGHVSVYGEPPPQEPPFSDWTRPDTRASPGVVHRAVTGTLCAPWASRKNRRAQGMAADMQRKRSSECPNGALAPSDGQSVERAESPTPGLTQGTEPGAGQEGAMFVHARSYEDLTESEDGAASGESPTEGAGGPPPLPADMRQISQDFSELSTQLTGVARDLQEEMLPGSSEDWSEPPGAARPATEPPREGVAEGDEEDAAEAWRLHQKHIFVLSEAGKPVYSRYGSEEALSSTMGVMVALVSFLEADKNAIRSIHADGYKVVFVRRSPLVLVAVARTRQSAQELAQELLYIYYQILSLLTGAQLSHIFQQKQNYDLRRLLSGSERITDNLLQLMARDPSFLMGAARCLPLAATVRDAVSSSLQQARARSLVFSILLARNQLVALVRRKDQFLHPIDLHLLFNLISSSSSFREGEAWTPVCLPKFNAAGFFHAHISYLEPDTDLCLLLVSTDREDFFAVSDCRRRFQERLRKRGAHLALREALRSPYYSVAQVGIPDLRHFLYKSKSSGLFTSPEIEAPYTSEEEQERLLGLYQYLHSRAHNASRPLKTIYYTGPNENLLAWVTGAFELYMCYSPLGTKASAVSAIHKLMRWIRKEEDRLFILTPLTY; the protein is encoded by the exons ATGCACCCTGGGGGCGG CTGGACCCAGCGGCTGGAGCCGGGCCTCGGCCGCGAGAGGCTGGTGAGGGCCGTCTTTCAGGGCAGGCGGCCGGGCGAAGGGCGGCGGGAGGCCGCGGTGCCCCGCTGTGGCCATGTCTCCGTCTACGGAGAGCCGCCGCCCCAAGAACCTCCGTTCTCAGATTGGACCCGACCGGACACCCGTGCTTCCCCGGGGGTTGTGCATAGGGCAGTGACCGGCACCCTCTGTGCTCCCTGGGCCTCCCGGAAAAACAG GAGAGCCCAGGGGATGGCTGCCGACATGCAGAGGAAGAGAAGCAGCGAATGTCCCAACGGCGCATTGGCTCCTTCTGATGGGCAGAGTgtggagagagctgagagccccacacCAGGACTGACCCAGGGAACGGAGCCAG GTGCTGGGCAGGAGGGTGCCATGTTCGTCCATGCCCGTTCCTACGAGGACCTGACTGAGTCTGAGGATGGGGCAGCATCCGGGGAGAGCCCCACAGAGGGTGCTGGGGGTCCCCCACCACTGCCTGCAGACATGCGTCAAATCAGCCAGGACTTCAGCGAGCTGAGCACCCAACTGACAGGTGTAGCCCGTGACCTGCAGGAGGAGATGCTACCAGGAAGCTCTGAGGACTGGTCAGAGCCCCCAGGGGCAGCCCGACCAGCCACAGAGCCCCCCAGGGAGGGTGTAGCTGAGGGGGATGAGGAGGATGCTGCCGAGGCATGGCGCCTGCACCAGAAGCACATCTTCGTGCTGAGTGAGGCGGGGAAGCCTGTGTATTCCCGCTATGGGTCGGAGGAGGCACTCTCCAGCACCATGGGTGTCATGGTGGCCCTGGTGTCCTTCCTGGAGGCAGACAAGAATGCCATCCGCTCCATCCACGCAG ATGGCTACAAGGTGGTCTTCGTGCGTCGGAGCCCACTGGTGCTGGTGGCGGTGGCACGCACGCGGCAGTCGGCACAGGAGCTGGCGCAGGAGCTGCTTTATATCTATTACCAGATTCTGAGCCTTCTTACCGGAGCGCAGCTGAGCCACATCTTTCAGCAGAAGCAAAACTACGACCTGCGGCGCCTGCTCTCGGGCTCTGAGCGCATCACGGATAACCTGCTGCAGCTTATGGCGCGCGACCCCAGCTTCCTGATGGGGGCTGCCCGCTGCCTGCCCCTGGCCGCGACTGTGCGTGACGCGGTGAGCTCCAGCCTGCAGCAGGCGCGTGCGCGCAGCCTCGTCTTCTCCATCCTGCTGGCGCGCAACCAGCTCGTAGCACTCGTGCGCCGCAAGGACCAATTTCTACACCCCATTGACCTGCATCTGCTCTTCAACCTCATCAGTTCCTCCTCGTCCTTCCGCGAGGGCGAGGCCTGGACGCCCGTGTGCCTGCCCAAATTCAACGCGGCGGGCTTCTTCCACGCACACATTTCTTACCTGGAACCTGACACCGACCTCTGCCTGCTGCTTGTTTCCACGGACCGGGAGGACTTCTTTGCCGTCTCCGACTGCCGCCGCCGCTTCCAGGAGCGCCTTCGCAAGCGAGGAGCCCACCTGGCACTGCGGGAGGCACTGCGCTCCCCTTACTACAGCGTGGCCCAAGTGGGCATCCCAGACCTGCGCCACTTCCTTTATAAGTCAAAAAGCTCAGGACTCTTCACCAG CCCGGAGATTGAGGCCCCCTACACCAGTGAAGAGGAGCAGGAGCGGCTGCTGGGCCTCTACCAGTACCTGCACAGCCGTGCCCACAATGCCTCCCGCCCACTTAAGACCATCTACTACACAGGACCCAATGAGAACCTCCTGGCCTGG GTGACAGGTGCCTTTGAGCTCTACATGTGCTACAGCCCCCTGGGAACCAAGGCATCAGCCGTCAGTGCCATCCATAAGCTGATGCGCTGGATCCGCAAAGAAGAAGACCGCCTCTTCATCCTCACACCTCTCACCTACTGA